A window of the Paraburkholderia sp. ZP32-5 genome harbors these coding sequences:
- a CDS encoding alpha/beta fold hydrolase, whose translation MLDDLPFEFEGHAVAGYTGAEAGRLPLLLMHGLGPGASIASAFGSVMPFLTEHFHVFAMDWIGFGRSARKQSAPYFDFEFWVRQARALIERMPAGRIGVFGHSMSGAVALRLAASEPRVAAVITTGSVGTRFPVNAHLQRLWTYPRSLDDLRISMKSLIHDTSAITDDQLAKRWAVLSNGDYGDYFTQMFDRPQPLADTWEISDEDLARIRVPYTLVHGRNDLACPAEETSIRLAERIPHADLALIAQCGHAPSVEHPQKICALVRSAFSTLVQFDRATA comes from the coding sequence GCGGTGGCCGGCTATACCGGCGCCGAGGCTGGACGTCTGCCCTTATTGCTGATGCACGGCCTGGGCCCGGGCGCGTCGATCGCCAGTGCGTTCGGTTCGGTGATGCCGTTTCTGACCGAGCACTTTCATGTGTTCGCAATGGACTGGATCGGCTTCGGGCGTTCGGCGCGCAAGCAGAGCGCGCCGTATTTCGATTTCGAGTTCTGGGTCCGTCAGGCACGCGCGTTGATCGAACGGATGCCGGCCGGGCGGATCGGCGTATTCGGTCATTCGATGTCGGGCGCGGTCGCGTTGCGGCTCGCGGCGAGCGAGCCGCGCGTCGCGGCGGTGATCACGACCGGCTCGGTCGGCACGCGCTTTCCGGTCAACGCGCATTTGCAGCGGCTGTGGACGTATCCGCGTTCGCTCGACGATCTGCGTATCAGTATGAAGAGTCTGATTCACGACACGTCCGCGATCACCGACGATCAGCTCGCCAAGCGCTGGGCGGTGCTGTCGAACGGCGACTATGGCGATTACTTCACACAGATGTTCGATCGACCGCAACCGCTGGCGGACACATGGGAAATCAGCGACGAAGATCTTGCGCGCATCCGCGTGCCGTACACGCTCGTGCATGGCCGAAATGATCTCGCGTGTCCTGCTGAAGAAACCTCGATCCGTCTGGCCGAGCGTATCCCTCACGCCGATCTCGCGCTGATCGCGCAATGCGGTCATGCGCCGTCGGTCGAACATCCGCAAAAGATCTGCGCGTTGGTGCGCAGCGCATTCAGCACGCTGGTGCAGTTCGATCGCGCAACGGCCTGA
- a CDS encoding extradiol dioxygenase (similar to the 3-(2,3-dihydroxyphenyl)propionate dioxygenase from E. coli): MSKLVAAISMSHAPGMLGWPDHPPADMRRDMQRAVDETAAYLEAAKPDLIVAILDDHFENLYRNLMPVFAIGVANQHVGPAKYWLEALQLKKQTVFGGAPREAEALLRAMVERGFDVARMGEIEYGNNLMVPIQFIRPAGDIPIVPVFVNVFSAPVATTRRAYGFGVALGEAIEALPGDLRVAVLATGGLSHWPPFWRDRPEDQQGFLTRMKRFQTEGRAVLEDDPHLMTDLGAYEIDMARTSTVPLVNERWDRAILDAYARGDVDFITSLTNDEIESQGGHGGLEILNWTVTMGAVRGRRARVLGYQPCVEWICGMGFLVYDL; encoded by the coding sequence ATGTCCAAACTGGTAGCCGCGATCAGCATGTCGCACGCGCCCGGCATGCTCGGCTGGCCCGATCATCCGCCCGCCGACATGCGGCGCGACATGCAACGCGCGGTCGATGAGACAGCAGCCTATCTGGAGGCCGCAAAGCCGGATCTGATCGTCGCGATCCTCGACGATCACTTCGAGAACCTGTATCGCAACCTGATGCCGGTGTTCGCGATCGGCGTCGCCAACCAGCATGTTGGCCCGGCGAAGTACTGGCTCGAAGCGCTGCAACTCAAAAAGCAGACGGTATTCGGCGGCGCGCCGCGTGAAGCGGAAGCGCTGCTGCGCGCGATGGTCGAACGCGGCTTCGACGTCGCGCGGATGGGCGAGATCGAATACGGCAACAACCTGATGGTGCCGATCCAGTTCATTCGTCCGGCCGGCGATATTCCGATCGTGCCGGTATTCGTCAACGTATTCAGCGCGCCGGTCGCGACCACGCGCCGCGCGTATGGGTTCGGCGTTGCACTCGGCGAGGCGATCGAGGCATTGCCCGGCGATTTGCGCGTCGCGGTACTGGCCACCGGCGGGCTGTCGCACTGGCCGCCGTTCTGGCGCGATCGTCCGGAAGATCAGCAGGGCTTTCTGACGCGCATGAAGCGCTTTCAGACCGAAGGCCGCGCGGTGCTCGAAGACGATCCGCATCTGATGACCGACCTCGGCGCCTACGAAATCGACATGGCGCGCACGAGCACGGTGCCGCTCGTCAACGAACGCTGGGACCGCGCGATTCTCGATGCGTACGCGCGCGGCGACGTCGACTTCATCACGTCGCTGACCAATGACGAGATCGAATCGCAAGGCGGCCACGGCGGCCTCGAAATCCTCAACTGGACCGTGACGATGGGCGCGGTGCGCGGCAGGCGTGCCCGCGTGCTCGGCTATCAGCCGTGCGTCGAATGGATCTGCGGCATGGGCTTTCTGGTGTACGACCTGTGA
- a CDS encoding aromatic ring-hydroxylating oxygenase subunit alpha, protein MSYDNDYLRSLVREDRVHGSIYTDPEIFEIEMEKIFKRVWMYVGHESQVANPGDYFCTELARMPVVMTRGMNGQINVIFNRCSHRGAKVVNSEAGNAKVLLCMYHGWGFGLDGELKGVPLRKDFPEQCLDRKEAGMGVLPRVENYRGFVFASMNPDVAPLADYLGEAARGIDEIVDRAPDGAIELSAGCHRYVYDGNWKLQTDNLADMYHPVACHMSTVDEDGMQFKRRPGAEGGRAAFLGADGEPVAIKTGVRGFANGHSSEASLFGDTQGGPESHQRGGVIDEYRNSLIALHGQDKADDILKNRRHSMTLFPNLDILMVQTAVRVVIPLAHDRTEVRIYPVRLKGAPEELNKQIIQFCNITHSAASFIQTDDLEAFRRQQQGLTAPGPEWVLVARGLGDEIDEGNGVFFGPRASEVGQRMRHYAWRDLMSA, encoded by the coding sequence ATGAGCTACGACAACGATTATCTGCGCTCGCTGGTACGCGAAGATCGCGTGCACGGCAGCATCTATACCGATCCCGAGATCTTCGAGATCGAGATGGAGAAAATCTTCAAACGCGTGTGGATGTACGTCGGCCATGAAAGCCAGGTCGCGAATCCCGGCGACTACTTCTGCACCGAACTCGCGCGGATGCCGGTCGTGATGACGCGCGGCATGAACGGTCAGATCAACGTGATCTTCAACCGTTGCAGCCATCGCGGCGCGAAGGTCGTCAACAGCGAAGCGGGCAACGCGAAAGTGCTGCTGTGCATGTATCACGGCTGGGGCTTCGGTCTCGACGGCGAATTGAAGGGCGTGCCGTTGCGCAAGGACTTTCCTGAGCAGTGTCTGGATCGCAAGGAAGCCGGCATGGGCGTGCTGCCGCGGGTCGAGAACTATCGCGGCTTCGTGTTCGCGAGTATGAATCCAGATGTCGCGCCGCTCGCCGACTATCTCGGTGAAGCCGCGCGCGGTATCGACGAGATCGTCGATCGCGCGCCGGACGGCGCGATCGAACTGTCGGCGGGTTGCCATCGCTATGTGTACGACGGCAACTGGAAGCTGCAAACGGACAATCTCGCCGACATGTATCACCCGGTCGCATGCCATATGTCGACCGTCGATGAAGACGGCATGCAGTTCAAGCGCCGTCCGGGCGCGGAGGGCGGACGCGCGGCATTTCTCGGCGCCGATGGCGAGCCGGTCGCGATCAAGACCGGCGTGCGCGGTTTCGCCAACGGCCATAGCTCGGAAGCGAGCCTGTTCGGCGATACGCAGGGTGGTCCGGAGTCGCATCAGCGCGGCGGTGTGATCGACGAATACCGCAACAGCCTGATCGCGCTGCACGGTCAGGACAAGGCCGACGACATCCTGAAAAACCGCCGCCACAGCATGACGCTGTTTCCGAATCTCGACATCCTTATGGTGCAGACGGCGGTGCGCGTGGTGATTCCGCTCGCGCACGACCGCACCGAAGTGCGCATTTACCCGGTACGTCTGAAGGGCGCGCCGGAGGAGCTGAACAAACAGATCATCCAGTTCTGCAACATCACGCATTCGGCGGCGTCCTTTATCCAAACCGACGACCTCGAAGCATTCCGCCGTCAGCAACAAGGGCTGACGGCGCCGGGACCGGAATGGGTGCTGGTCGCGCGCGGTCTTGGCGATGAAATCGACGAAGGCAATGGCGTGTTCTTCGGCCCGCGCGCGAGCGAAGTCGGCCAGCGCATGCGGCATTACGCGTGGCGCGATCTGATGTCCGCCTGA
- a CDS encoding aromatic-ring-hydroxylating dioxygenase subunit beta, with translation MTQQLIRFVEREARLLDAREFRAWHALFADDGCYWVPASKTHTDPARYVSLFYDEPVALQTRVQRLLHSEIHSQIPPSATVRVIGNYWIEPTTELGAEYRVESKFVMLEDRAATPRHVYGGTYTHYLKRSGDAWRIRMKRVDLTNCDQAFSTLTQPF, from the coding sequence GTGACGCAGCAGTTGATCCGCTTCGTCGAACGCGAGGCGCGCCTGCTCGACGCGCGCGAATTCCGCGCGTGGCACGCGCTGTTCGCCGACGACGGCTGCTACTGGGTGCCCGCGTCGAAAACGCACACCGACCCGGCGCGCTACGTATCGCTGTTCTACGACGAGCCGGTCGCGTTGCAGACCCGCGTTCAGCGGTTGCTGCACTCGGAGATCCACAGTCAGATTCCGCCGTCGGCAACGGTGCGCGTGATCGGCAATTACTGGATCGAACCGACCACCGAGCTGGGTGCAGAGTATCGCGTCGAGAGCAAGTTCGTGATGCTCGAAGATCGGGCCGCGACGCCTCGCCACGTGTACGGTGGCACCTACACGCACTACCTGAAGCGCAGCGGCGACGCCTGGCGTATCCGCATGAAGCGCGTCGATCTGACTAATTGCGATCAGGCGTTTTCGACGCTTACCCAGCCATTCTGA
- a CDS encoding ABC transporter ATP-binding protein has product MFKPLFLKAAGRAMHAVSAASVGGAAPVDALRTNGTPRASQAAQSTTTSGHALAVQDLVIAYGGKPVVNGVSFTIGHGEFVTLLGPSGSGKTSVLRAVAGYVEPASGDIRIGARSMIGVSPRLRNCGMVFQSYALFPHMTVAQNIAYGLKTRNVTGEQLQARVAEIVDAMHLGGFEGRYPHEMSGGQQQRVALARALVIRPDLLLMDEPLAALDLRLREQMQVEIRRIQQQFNISTLYITHDQGEAFTMSDRIMVMNRGDIVSSDRPRQVYLAPNCSFTARFVGSSSLMEIPLADARAQSITLPGHAEPFALDRPLNDDVGHLFVSLRPEVVRVQTEAAPGWSEGVVVSRRFAGMSVMVSIRAGEHELLAVDPSGEMMPDQPVWIRWSLDDAHVIAENAAGLPCDGAPLRLVELANEASAAAQTTPGASHA; this is encoded by the coding sequence ATGTTCAAGCCACTGTTCCTGAAAGCCGCGGGTCGCGCGATGCATGCGGTCAGCGCGGCGAGCGTCGGCGGCGCGGCGCCCGTCGATGCGTTGCGTACGAACGGCACGCCGCGCGCAAGCCAGGCCGCGCAATCGACCACCACGTCCGGCCACGCGCTCGCGGTCCAGGATCTGGTGATCGCGTACGGCGGCAAGCCGGTCGTCAACGGCGTCAGCTTCACGATCGGACACGGCGAGTTCGTGACGCTGCTCGGGCCGTCGGGATCAGGCAAGACCAGCGTGCTGCGCGCGGTCGCGGGATACGTCGAGCCGGCCTCCGGCGATATCCGCATCGGCGCGCGCAGCATGATCGGCGTGTCGCCGCGGCTGCGCAACTGCGGCATGGTGTTTCAGAGCTACGCGCTGTTTCCGCACATGACGGTCGCGCAGAACATCGCGTATGGGCTGAAGACCCGCAATGTGACTGGCGAGCAATTGCAGGCGCGGGTGGCCGAGATCGTCGACGCGATGCATCTGGGCGGCTTCGAAGGCCGCTATCCGCACGAGATGAGCGGCGGTCAGCAGCAACGTGTCGCGCTGGCACGCGCGTTGGTGATACGGCCTGATCTGCTGCTGATGGACGAGCCGCTCGCCGCGCTCGATCTGCGTTTGCGCGAGCAGATGCAAGTGGAGATTCGCCGCATCCAGCAGCAGTTCAATATCAGCACGCTGTACATCACGCACGATCAGGGCGAAGCGTTCACGATGTCCGATCGCATCATGGTGATGAATCGCGGCGACATCGTTTCGTCGGACCGGCCGCGCCAGGTGTATCTCGCGCCGAATTGCAGCTTCACCGCGCGCTTCGTCGGCAGCAGTTCGCTGATGGAAATCCCGCTCGCGGACGCCCGCGCGCAGTCGATCACCCTGCCGGGCCATGCCGAGCCTTTCGCACTCGATCGCCCGTTGAACGACGATGTCGGTCATCTGTTCGTGTCGCTGCGGCCCGAAGTAGTGCGCGTGCAGACCGAAGCCGCGCCCGGCTGGAGCGAGGGTGTGGTCGTGTCGCGGCGCTTCGCCGGCATGAGCGTGATGGTGTCGATCCGCGCGGGCGAGCATGAACTGCTGGCGGTCGATCCGAGCGGCGAGATGATGCCCGACCAGCCGGTGTGGATTCGCTGGTCGCTCGACGACGCGCATGTGATCGCCGAGAATGCGGCCGGCTTGCCGTGCGATGGCGCGCCGCTGCGGCTCGTTGAACTTGCAAACGAAGCATCGGCCGCTGCGCAAACCACACCGGGAGCGAGCCATGCATAG
- a CDS encoding ABC transporter permease gives MHSKRWRYGIAPLIIAYLIFFVFPQFTFLIVSVFKSTGPGSFDSVVTFANYRAIAGDGYFTRAIVNTLELSALTGIGSVVLAFPVAYAIAHSARYGRALFALVVGVMFSSAVALALGWQTLLGASGAFNRVLLGLGVLSSPLPVGSNFAAIVVGTVHGAIPVAVLGLLPACEAIPARQLEASIGLGASQWRTFWSVIVPQTYRSALSIALIVFATTTSVFTTPALLGGGRVALVSLAIRDQLLTVFDYPKSAALSAILIVLTLAITALAKSIIRTRRVKKHAPSASESALAGAAS, from the coding sequence ATGCATAGCAAACGCTGGCGTTACGGCATCGCACCGCTGATCATCGCGTACCTGATCTTCTTCGTGTTTCCGCAGTTCACGTTCCTGATCGTCAGCGTATTCAAATCGACCGGGCCAGGCAGCTTCGATAGCGTCGTCACGTTTGCGAACTATCGCGCGATTGCCGGCGATGGCTACTTCACGCGCGCGATCGTCAACACGCTCGAACTGAGCGCGTTGACCGGCATCGGCAGCGTCGTGCTCGCGTTTCCGGTTGCTTATGCAATCGCGCATTCGGCACGTTATGGTCGGGCGCTATTTGCGCTCGTCGTCGGCGTGATGTTCAGCAGCGCGGTGGCGCTTGCGCTCGGCTGGCAGACGCTGCTCGGCGCGAGCGGCGCATTCAACCGCGTACTGCTCGGGCTCGGTGTGCTGTCGTCGCCGTTGCCGGTCGGCTCGAACTTCGCGGCGATCGTGGTCGGCACCGTGCACGGCGCGATTCCGGTGGCGGTGCTCGGTTTGTTGCCCGCGTGCGAAGCGATCCCGGCGCGGCAGCTCGAAGCATCGATCGGACTCGGTGCATCGCAATGGCGCACGTTCTGGTCGGTGATCGTGCCGCAGACGTATCGCAGCGCGCTCTCCATCGCGCTGATCGTGTTCGCAACGACGACCTCGGTATTTACGACGCCCGCGCTGCTTGGCGGTGGCCGTGTCGCACTGGTGTCGCTGGCGATTCGCGACCAGTTGCTGACCGTGTTCGACTATCCGAAATCGGCCGCGCTGTCGGCGATTCTGATCGTGCTGACCCTCGCGATCACCGCGCTCGCGAAGTCGATTATCCGCACGCGGCGCGTCAAGAAGCACGCGCCGTCAGCCAGCGAATCCGCTCTCGCAGGAGCCGCGTCATGA
- a CDS encoding ABC transporter permease — protein MTTTTLPPHTAREHVPFTVSAASRAGDIACRWGLRVLLALTVLFLIAPLVSVIGTAFNAPPLILFPPQHWSLESFRQIPDIWYQAFYTSLEVALAAALIGSLIAVPAAFALVRGALPGKGVFESLFRSPLLVPQIVLSVGMYQYYAALAAWSDKLAIGGFTGLVIAHTILVTPYIVGTTLARIAAIDPALEEASAGLGASAMRTFRGVTLPLVRPALTASFILAFVVSFDNVTLSLFLSADSTSSTLPVTLFSAIELSASPVIFAAAALTVGLSVAVTFLLGRVIGIRAVATR, from the coding sequence ATGACTACGACCACGTTGCCTCCTCACACGGCGCGCGAGCATGTGCCGTTCACGGTCAGCGCCGCGTCGCGGGCTGGCGATATCGCGTGCCGCTGGGGCTTGCGCGTACTGCTCGCGCTCACCGTGCTGTTTCTGATCGCGCCGCTGGTGTCGGTGATCGGCACCGCGTTCAACGCACCGCCACTGATCCTGTTTCCGCCGCAGCACTGGAGCCTCGAATCGTTCCGGCAGATCCCCGACATCTGGTATCAGGCGTTTTATACGAGCCTCGAAGTCGCGCTGGCCGCGGCGCTGATCGGCTCGCTGATCGCGGTGCCCGCTGCGTTTGCGTTGGTACGCGGCGCGCTGCCGGGCAAGGGCGTGTTCGAGTCGCTGTTCCGCAGCCCGCTGCTGGTGCCGCAGATCGTGCTGTCGGTCGGCATGTACCAGTACTACGCGGCGCTCGCCGCGTGGAGCGACAAGCTCGCGATCGGCGGCTTCACCGGGCTCGTGATCGCGCACACGATTCTCGTCACGCCGTACATCGTCGGCACGACGCTCGCACGCATCGCGGCGATCGATCCGGCGCTGGAGGAAGCATCGGCGGGGCTCGGCGCGTCGGCGATGCGCACGTTTCGCGGCGTCACGCTGCCGCTGGTGCGACCCGCGCTGACAGCAAGCTTTATTCTCGCGTTCGTCGTGTCGTTCGATAACGTGACGCTGTCGCTGTTTCTATCCGCCGATTCGACCAGTTCGACACTGCCCGTCACGTTGTTCTCGGCGATCGAACTGTCCGCGTCGCCGGTGATTTTCGCGGCGGCCGCACTGACGGTCGGCCTGTCGGTCGCGGTGACGTTCCTGCTCGGCCGCGTGATCGGCATACGCGCGGTCGCCACGCGCTAA
- a CDS encoding extracellular solute-binding protein, whose translation MSNQKSCIVRGASAAAMLASLMCGAAHAQEFTGMTLTVLGVNSDLNQIYMQTYGEQFEKETGAKLVIVTGSSNDNLSKALVAKNRKPTFQVIALEDLALAQAIKAGAVQKLDYAQMPRSKDLAKGAVPVAGYGPSFDFFRFGTCINVAQYKAHNIKIPTGIDGWFDPAIAGHTILPTPSNFWWATGMQAIADSENMPLADPKPLFTKLQAMKPTSLYTASGDAQAQLQSGSTWLAPTSDGRCYAMKIAGQPVEFIPLNLKIGGKTYGWAFGVDTWQVPSGVSGKELALAHKFIDAALTPEAQLVIARKFGYPPTTNAGLKMAMDLPEAKRVNMYGDHFSFDDMYSPDPQKLLPYLNQWVAQWNAMFAK comes from the coding sequence ATGTCGAATCAGAAGAGTTGCATCGTGCGGGGCGCGTCGGCTGCCGCGATGCTCGCGTCGCTGATGTGCGGCGCGGCGCACGCGCAGGAATTCACGGGCATGACGCTGACCGTGCTCGGTGTGAATTCGGATCTGAACCAGATCTATATGCAGACGTACGGTGAGCAGTTCGAGAAGGAAACCGGCGCGAAGCTCGTGATCGTCACCGGCTCGTCGAACGACAATCTGTCGAAGGCGCTGGTGGCGAAGAACCGTAAGCCGACCTTCCAGGTGATCGCGCTCGAAGACCTCGCGCTCGCGCAGGCGATCAAGGCGGGCGCGGTGCAGAAGCTCGATTACGCGCAGATGCCGCGCTCGAAGGATCTCGCCAAAGGCGCGGTGCCGGTCGCCGGCTACGGCCCGAGCTTCGACTTTTTCCGCTTCGGCACCTGCATCAACGTTGCGCAGTACAAGGCGCACAACATCAAGATTCCGACCGGCATCGACGGCTGGTTCGATCCGGCGATCGCCGGTCACACGATCCTGCCGACACCGTCGAACTTCTGGTGGGCGACCGGCATGCAGGCGATCGCCGACAGCGAGAACATGCCGCTCGCCGATCCGAAGCCGCTGTTCACGAAGCTGCAGGCGATGAAACCGACTTCGCTCTATACCGCATCCGGCGATGCGCAGGCGCAGTTGCAATCGGGCTCGACATGGCTCGCACCGACCTCCGATGGCCGTTGCTACGCGATGAAGATCGCCGGGCAGCCGGTGGAGTTCATTCCGCTGAATCTGAAGATCGGCGGCAAGACTTATGGCTGGGCCTTCGGCGTCGATACGTGGCAGGTGCCGTCCGGTGTCAGTGGCAAGGAACTCGCGCTCGCGCACAAGTTCATCGACGCGGCGCTGACGCCGGAAGCGCAACTGGTGATCGCGCGCAAGTTCGGCTATCCGCCGACCACCAACGCGGGCCTGAAGATGGCGATGGATCTGCCGGAAGCGAAGCGCGTGAACATGTATGGCGATCACTTCTCGTTCGACGACATGTATTCGCCGGATCCGCAGAAACTGCTGCCGTATCTGAACCAATGGGTTGCGCAATGGAACGCGATGTTCGCGAAGTAA
- a CDS encoding GntR family transcriptional regulator produces the protein MERDVREVNVLPALSGLAEITPALLPSVIYRQLHADIVSGVLVSGQPLRQEELARRFNVSRVPLREALTRLEAVGLIEQRPRRGYAVAELDASAIVDVFELRMVIEQHAGAVAARSRGAEDIAAVGELLERMRTLDRARADYAQQWTTLNYQFHQRIISSSRRKTLVRVASNLRDSVEPYVNIEVSMTHSFDASEVEHREIFEAFKAGDADGLAELSRKHVESTSRRLLQVLRESALKPRR, from the coding sequence ATGGAACGCGATGTTCGCGAAGTAAATGTGTTGCCGGCGCTGTCCGGTCTCGCCGAGATCACGCCCGCGCTGCTGCCGTCGGTGATCTACCGGCAACTGCATGCGGACATCGTGTCGGGCGTGCTGGTGTCGGGGCAGCCGCTGCGCCAGGAAGAACTGGCGCGCCGCTTCAACGTGAGCCGCGTGCCGTTGCGTGAAGCGCTGACGCGGCTCGAAGCGGTCGGGCTGATCGAGCAGCGGCCGCGGCGCGGCTATGCGGTCGCCGAACTGGATGCGAGTGCAATCGTCGATGTGTTCGAGCTTCGGATGGTGATCGAGCAGCACGCCGGCGCGGTCGCGGCACGCTCGCGCGGCGCCGAAGATATCGCGGCGGTCGGCGAGTTGCTGGAGCGCATGCGCACGCTCGATCGCGCGCGAGCGGACTACGCGCAGCAATGGACCACGCTGAACTATCAGTTTCATCAACGCATCATCTCGTCGAGCCGGCGCAAAACGCTGGTGCGCGTTGCCAGCAATCTGCGCGATTCGGTCGAGCCTTACGTGAATATCGAAGTGTCGATGACGCATTCGTTCGATGCGTCGGAAGTCGAGCATCGCGAGATTTTCGAAGCCTTCAAGGCGGGCGATGCCGACGGTCTCGCCGAATTGAGCCGCAAGCATGTCGAGAGCACGTCGCGTCGACTGTTGCAGGTTTTGCGCGAAAGCGCGCTGAAGCCGCGCCGCTGA
- a CDS encoding RidA family protein, translated as MTANLEYLNPESACPAQGLYSHMTRVKAGDMYYVAGQLAVGSDGSVVGVGDFDAQFRQVFKNLSDVLEAVGCDFNDIAKFTTYLSNADDIPHFMRLRAGYFPTKFRTSDFAPNTLLIVNRLVKPEFLLEVEAIVRARD; from the coding sequence ATGACAGCGAACCTCGAATATCTGAATCCCGAATCCGCTTGCCCCGCGCAGGGACTGTATTCGCATATGACGCGCGTGAAAGCCGGCGACATGTACTATGTGGCCGGCCAACTGGCGGTAGGCTCGGACGGCAGTGTGGTCGGCGTCGGCGATTTCGATGCGCAGTTTCGCCAGGTCTTCAAGAACCTTTCGGATGTGCTTGAAGCGGTTGGCTGCGATTTCAACGACATCGCGAAGTTCACGACCTACCTGTCGAACGCCGACGATATTCCCCACTTCATGCGTCTGCGCGCCGGATACTTTCCGACCAAATTCCGCACCAGTGATTTCGCGCCGAATACACTGCTGATCGTCAACCGGCTGGTCAAGCCCGAGTTCCTGCTCGAAGTGGAAGCGATCGTGCGGGCGCGCGACTGA
- a CDS encoding fumarylacetoacetate hydrolase family protein — MKLVTFRHPKHSNEPRVGAVSGDRVIDLHGAAGGRDMNRVIDDFAALAPELAAAINAARETFALADVKLAAPIPLPRRNVFCVGKNYHEHAREFAGSGFDSSAAQGAVPAHPIIFSKPPSAVSAPGDAIDTSLDPMNSVDYEAELAIVIGKAGRCGEHDDPLSFVFGYTLINDVTSRGLQKQHSQWLLGKGIDGFCPMGPTLVTADEIGDVRKLTISCEVNGERRQHASVADLIFDVPTLIRTIGRSISFVPGDVIATGTPAGVGIGFTPPKYLKKGDTVRVMLDPIGMLDNPVV; from the coding sequence ATGAAACTGGTTACCTTCCGACACCCGAAGCATTCGAACGAACCGCGCGTCGGCGCGGTGAGCGGCGATCGCGTGATCGATCTGCACGGCGCCGCGGGCGGACGCGACATGAACCGCGTGATCGACGATTTCGCGGCGCTCGCGCCCGAACTCGCCGCGGCGATCAACGCTGCGCGCGAAACCTTCGCGCTCGCCGACGTCAAACTCGCCGCGCCGATTCCACTGCCGCGCCGCAATGTGTTCTGCGTCGGCAAGAACTATCACGAGCATGCGCGCGAATTCGCCGGCAGCGGCTTCGATTCGAGCGCGGCGCAAGGCGCGGTGCCCGCGCATCCGATCATCTTTTCGAAGCCGCCGAGCGCAGTGAGTGCGCCGGGCGATGCGATCGATACGTCGCTCGATCCGATGAATAGCGTCGACTACGAGGCGGAGCTGGCAATCGTCATCGGCAAGGCGGGACGCTGCGGCGAACACGATGATCCGCTGTCGTTCGTGTTCGGCTATACGCTGATCAACGACGTGACGTCGCGCGGTTTGCAGAAGCAGCACAGTCAATGGCTGCTCGGCAAGGGTATCGACGGCTTCTGCCCGATGGGTCCGACGCTCGTGACCGCCGATGAGATCGGCGATGTGCGCAAGCTGACAATCTCTTGCGAGGTGAACGGCGAGCGGCGTCAGCATGCGAGCGTCGCGGATCTGATCTTCGACGTGCCGACGCTGATTCGCACGATCGGCCGTTCGATCTCGTTCGTGCCCGGTGATGTGATCGCGACCGGCACGCCGGCGGGCGTCGGCATCGGCTTCACGCCGCCGAAGTATCTGAAGAAGGGCGACACCGTGCGCGTGATGCTCGACCCGATCGGCATGCTCGACAATCCGGTGGTGTGA